AGCAAGAACACAATAAGAACACTCAAGAACACAAGAAGAACACTCAAGAATGTTTGGGAgaatatatgcttgtattGCTACTCAATGCTTTACAAGTTGTGAGGTGAGGATTCACAATGTGACATCCTCCTTATATACATTCCTTATCCTACCTACCACCATAATGGGTGGCTAAGATTTAATCTCACCTAACATGTTGGGTGGCTAGgattcaatctcacctaacatgttgggtggctaagattcaatctcacctaacatgttgatggctaagattcaatctcacctaacatgttgggtggctaagattcaatctcacctaacatattggtggctaagattcaatctcacctaacaCCATCCACCAACTATGTCACCTACCAACTACGGTACAACGAATCTGGACATATGGGCTAAGAGGTCCAGCATGATCAATCCAACGGGTTGGGCCTTGAATTGGGCCTTGAACATGCGGGCCGTGACACTGTGCTCTCCCTTTCCCTCTGTTTTTTATTCTTGCCTCTACAAGCTATCCCTAACCGCAACCCACGTCCGACCCCACCTTCTCCCTCtgtatattttgaaaaataatcaCTTGCATAAGGCAGTTCCACATATCCTTTCACACAAACAtttattcaaacaaaacataggGGTAGagtagaggagagagaaaatacaGACGGGAGAGGGTGGGGGAGTAGGGCGTGGGTTGAGGGTGGcagtgttttaaaaaaattgagacCATTTTTTCTTGCGGGTGGCAGTGGATGAGAAAAAAACATAGGGAGATTCCCAGGTTGTGGGTTATGATATACAACTATacaaatatgtacaaaatatgggttatattattttgtaGGATATACAACTAAACACTCCTTTCTCTACCACAAAGATATAGTTTCATAACTATACATTTTCTCTGCCACTGTatatcttatatttttttcttgcaggTGGCAGTaggcaagaaaaaaatagacgGAGTGGGAGAGCACATGGAGGAGAGAGACAGAGTAGAGGGAGGGGAAAGGAaagttgcaaaaaaaaaaaaattagggaattttcattaaaaaaattatttatttatttatttaatccaTATGTCATGATGTGATTGGATATGTAGGCTCTAATTATCTTCCACGTCATACTTAACAAAATTTCTAATGGCAGTGATCATTTATGATAAAAAGACCTAACGTTAAGGACTATTAATGTCATAAAAAAACCTAAGAGGTGGTGCATTTTTGAGTCACTAAGGAACCAAGTCTATCCCCTAGTTACCAACCCTATTGTTTACTTACTTCTATTCTAAATGAATAAGTTCTAAATGAATAAGTATAAGTAAAGGATCCATGGATAAAGATAGAGGGCGTATTCCTAATCGTAACTAGACCTTAAGGGGGCAACACCAATACCCACTCAATTGGACAAAACAAGACCTGGGTTGACATCCACGAGGCAATTCCTCTAGGACCATTCATGATAATTTCGTAAATCTCAAGGactatttgtgataaaaagccaaaaaatttaacaaaccGAATATAGCCGCcaggctatactatttctttaaaaaaaattagaaagaccgagttttaaataaattagaaaaaccGAGTATCgctgcggctatactatttcttttcttttttcttttcatgttgAGGTTTTAAGCTAAACGACGCCGCTTGTCTGCTTTGTCCGGTTGAACAAGAGTTCGCAGAGAAACCCTAGATAGCAAAAATCCCCAAACTTCCTGCGATGGCAATTGCACGGACTGGAGTGTACGTCGACGACTATCTTGAATGTAAGATGTATTCGATAATTCAATTGGACttgtaattatttatatttttccactaaaattAGTTTGAACTGAATTTCgtatgaatttgaatttgcatTTGGGTTTTCAAAGACGCAAGCACATTGCCTGCTGAGCTCCAGAGGCTCCTCAACACCATCCGAGAACTCGACGAACGCTCCCAATGTAACTCCACGCTTCTTCAATTCTGtacctttcttttttgaatttttagagCTGTACGATTGAAAATTCTGATAAGTTGATAAACTATTGTGTTTGCAAATAAGCCATGATACACCAGACGAGGCAGCAGACTAAGTACTGTTTGGGATTGTCTTCACAGAGCTCAAAGAAATGGAACAATAACCATAGCTATAATAacaatgaagaagatgaagcgGCAATTGAGAAAATCCGAAAAGAAATCGAAGCAAATCAAGATAATGCATTGAGTCTGTGTACTGAGAAGGTTTTGTTGGCGCAACAAGCTTATGACCTGGTAAGCTTCTCTTTTAACCATATTGTCTGATGGGTTTCCTTGAATTCTATCAAGTTATTCAATGGGGTGCTCAAATATTATACTTCATCtgttacttttttattttttgctatAATTGGTGGAATTCTATTATGGGTTTTTAATTGCATTTTTTATGAAATGCCAGTTCATGGTAGTCAGTTTCTGTTCTCGGACACATAATTTAACTGCCAAAAGAGTTGTTANNNNNNNNNNTCACTCCCACGAAACCCCAGTCGAAAAActggagctctgataccacttgttgtgcggaagcgtcaaccaactgcgagtgaaaaataaataacaacaggcaggagaaaaattgaacaaaataatcaacaagaacaacaccaagatttatactggttcggcaattgcctacatccagtttggaggcgatggagtattccactataatcaatggagatatacaatagtgtttaccactcaatttcccaaagacccaaatacacccaacctcacacactcacaaaggaagagaaaacaatgatacaaagcaaagaacaactagagagaatttgtttcactctttggcaaaatgcctttcttgctatttttctcttctactcaacacttggttggatgcttcaaatgaaaccatttgcttccaatttatagccaaaggaagtggcttctcaaagaagccaaaggttaGCCAAATCAACAATAGCCTACCACCATTTGTGAAAACCAATTAATGCATTCACATTGCAACTTGTCAATATCCATCACTTTTGACTATAAGAAGCCAAAAGGTTAGCCAAAACAACAATAGCCTACCACCATTTGTGAAAGCCAATTAATGCATTCACATTGCAACTTGTCAATATCCATCACTTTTGACTATTGGTTTGAGGCAATAATCAACACTAAGAACCTCCAAACCCTCAAACACCTCCACGCTAAATCTATAAGGCTCTGCATTTCCCGCCACGACTTCATACGAACCAAGCTCATTTTCTCCTATGCCTCCTGTGCCCAACTGAACCAGGCCAACCTCCTCTTCTCCTGTAATCGCCAACCCACCTTCCTCTTCAACACCCTCATTACAGCCCATTCGTGTCAGGGCTTCTTCTCTCAATCTTTGTCCATTTTTATCCGCATGCTTGCTCCCATTAAAGCCTTTGACCGCCATACCTTGCCTGTGGTTCCCAAATCTTGTGCTGGATTATTGGAATTGAGGCTTGGAAAGCAAGTACATAGAGCCATTTTTGTTAATGGGTTTGCCTTAGATTTGGTCAGCTTGAATGCGTTGATCAGCATGTGTGTTAAGTGTGGTGATTTGGCTGGTACGCGTAAAGTGTTTGACAGAATGCTCATAAGAAATGAGATTTCTTGGTTTGCAATTTTGGCCGGGTATGGAATGCATGGAGTGTTTGGGTGAGGTATTTGAATTGTTTGATAGGATGGAGGCAGGAGAGAGGCCAGATGTGGTGACATTCACTACGGTTTTGACAGCGTGTAGTCATGGCGGATTAACAGACAAGAGGAGGGAGTATTTTGAAATTATGGGGAGCATAGGTTCGGGGTGAAGCCGGGGTTGGAGCATTGTACCTGTATGGTGGATATGTTAGGCAGGGTGGGACAGGTGGAGGAGGCAGAGGAGTTGGTTTGGGGATGACAGTGGAACCAGATGAGGCATTATGGGGTGCGTTGTTGGGCTCTTGTAGGATTCATGGGAAGGTAGAGGTAGCTGAGAGAGTGGAACAGATGCTTTATGGAAGACGACTTGCTGTAGCATCTCTATCAGGCATTTACAGTGAAGTGCTTGCAAAAGGTCATCAGTGAGTTTGATTTCTCAAGTCTGGGGTAAACAAGCTTGCGTTGCACATAGAAAGTTGGTTTCTAGTTACTGGGAGTTCTTAGCCTAGGAATTTTTTCAGGGAACAGATGGAACAGATTATAGATGGATGTCCTGTCTCTACCATTGTTAAAGCATATTAGTTTATGCAAAAGTATAGGTTGATGGCAATGGACAAAAATGCTACAGACGGTAAACCACCCAAGGACGTAAGAATTTGTCAGTTCTGCCCTTCTCAGACTGAAAGAAAAATGCCATCAAAACGTCTGAGGTTCTCTGTGATCTGCTAACTGTTCACCAAGAAGATTTGGGGATCGCATGCTACGATAGCTCATATCGACAAGAGTAAGAAAATTAGAGTTTACTCTTGGTATACAGATATTGAAAAGAGATTGATTTTGGAATATACAGAACCAAACTTTGGCGGATGCCATCATTTCTTATAGATCTTGACTTATGAGAAAGGTTTTTAGTCAATTAACCAATAGAATTGGCATCCTgctaattacaattttttttatttatcgaACAACTGCATTTGATCACAAACCTCTTTCGACTTAGTCTATTTATTAGCtagatataatatatattatatgtaagGTTATTCTACCAGGTCATCTTGCAGCTTCAGTCACTCACTcaccaacaaaagaaaaatttcttAGCTAAGGGCATATACAATGGTCTCTTCCCAAACACAGGTTTTTTCAGGTATATATATCATCTCTTCCCTAGCAAGCACACACCTTCAGGTTAAAGTTCAAAGCTTGATGCCAGAGCGGGTAAAAGCTTGCAAGTTTACAAAAGCCAGGATAATTTTGTGAGCATGCtaatttcccaaaattacTTAACTGACACAGTTGATGTCAAGTTCGTTTCGTTTAATAATATCagtctcaaaacaaaacatgcaCCATTTCCAGTTAAATTGCACTGAATGAAGCGTTTCCTACTTTTAGGGGAAGGGGAAAAAGGAGCCTTTGTGATATACGGAGCATTACCATTGTCGAGCCTAGTAGTGTGGGCTTGTAACTAATCAAAGCATCAAAGTGTTTGGTGGTTTATGATGGAGGATAAGTCAAAACGGTGAGGGAGGAATTCATTATCACCTTCTTGTGCGTTATGTGGGTCTGTTTCCCTTATTTACATTATATTCCAACCCAGttaatttcaaaaatcacGAAACTAAACTGTACTGATCCTATATTGACAGAACCAATAATGGTTTGATTTCACATCCCAAAAAAGATTTATATGgacatatatattttggagCTTACAAAAATGTATTGTATCTTCATATGATCTACAAGTATCAATCAAATTCGTATGATTCCCTCACAATGTTTTCTGGAACATACCCGCATAATTTGAGCTCAAAAGAGAGAAGCTCTAGGGTTGAATATATATGCTCAGCGTCGACATGAGATTTATTACTGGCCACAAATTCATGAATGTTACAGTCAATCTCAACTGAACTAACCCCGGCATCTTTTGTATTCTGAGGGCTTTCATGTTCTTCCTAACCTTGCTTGAACCATCCCACCTACCATCCGCTGCACATATATTGGATAAGAGTACATAGTTGGAATCAACACCAGGATCCAACTCATAGAGGTACTTCATTAATCTTTCAGCTAAACTGATATTCCCATTGGTTCTACATGCAGCTAGCAAAGAACCCACCACAACTTCATTTGGCTTCATTGGCATGTTTTTTATTACATTTAAGGCATCTTCCAACATCCCTGCACGGCTATACAGATCAACTATGCACCCATAATGCTCAATTCTCGGGGTTATTTTGTGAATTCTCTTCGTGTTATCAAAGTCATGGAGCCCCTCGTTGACTAAACCGGCATGGCTGCAGGCGGTAAAAGCTCCAGTGAAGCTGACCCCGTCTGCCTTGAACCCTTCCTTCTGCATGAGGTCCTCTGCGTGCCCATTAACAGCAAAGCCCACAATTATCTAGTTCCATGATACCAGTGTCCTTTTAGGCATGCTCTCGAAGACTTGACAAGCAAAACCACTACAGCCACATCAAGAATACATATCGATCGGCGAGTTACTTATCCTAATGTTGTCTCTAAAATCTTGCTTCACAAGAAACCGGTTTATCCACAAGCCTAATCCAAGCGTTCCCAAATCAGCACAGGCAGCAATTCTGCATCTCACGAAACCACTCCAATGCTTGCTCGAACTGGCCTTTCTTGACAAACCCACCAATCAAAACCATCCAAGACTCTGTGTGGCATTTGTTCAAACAGCTCGACCGCATTCTCAACCTCGCCATTTTTCATATACCCATCCGTCATCGTATTCCAAGACATTGAATTCTTCACATCCAGCCCATCAAAGACCAATCTAGAAAAATCCATCCCACCACACTTTGCATACATATCAATCACCGCCGTGCCCACCATCATATTATTTGTATCCAAGCCGGGTTTCCAGGCGTAAGCGTGAAGCGAAGGCCCAAACAACACACCCTTGGCCGGAAAATGAGCACAGCCGGAAAAAAGCGTAACGATGTGATGTGGTTTGGCTCGACGCCGGCTCGTCTCATTTGGATGAAATGCGCAACAGCTTCAGCCAATTGACCATTTCGGCAGAGGTGGGAGGGATATGGAGGAGGTCCATGAAACAGTGAGGTCTATGGGCTTTTGGGTCTTTTCCAGATAGACAGTGTTTGTTGTGATGGTTTGGAAGTGGGTGAGGAAGTGGTGGTTGTTTGGGTGTGACATTAGTATatcgcgcggctatactattttaacaaaatattttttaaaaaaaatatcagtatttattttttttatataaaaagatcATATTCCCTTATTATCTTttcgtttatttatttaccaaaaaaaaacaattaacttGGGTTAAGGTTGAATTATTTGGATTTgacctcaaaaaaaaatttggaaagttaaaaggcaaaaacagcaggaaaaaaaaaatggtaatCAGATACACCGGATGTGTGATAACGTTAACAGGCAAGTCCGGGATGCTGTTCCCGCCCTGTCAGGGAGATGCCAACCATGTCTTCTTTCTACAAACACATTGCCCTCCAggaaatcattatatataaagcagCATAGACTAAATGACTTTGTCGATGTGGGATTTGGTTTTGTGTGTACCTATTTCGATTGGGTATGGGTGATGCTGGTGTGACTGGTGTCAATTGGGTTTGGCGGTTGGAGTGGTTTGATGGCTGTGGTGATGCAGGCAGTGGCGGTGGGGGGTTTGATTAAACATTTCATTGTTTTGCAAGATTGAATCCGTTTCTTGAAAACATAGAAAACTTGTCCATAGCAACAGCCTAGGCGGAACGCAGCTTCTTTGGAGTTTTTCATCCAATACTTGGTGGGCATATTGGAGTTGCCCGCCAAGCTTCCAGGGTCGtcggttttgttttctttataacTGTAGGTGTGGGTGGTGTGCTTCCTCTGTAGAGTAACTGCATTTTAAACGATGAGTCTTCCCGCGTCTACAGCAACTACAATCCAACTCCTTCAACTGCCCAAACAACCACCACTAACAAACACTCTGTCTATCTGGAAAAGACCCAAAAGCGCGGCTACACtctaaaaaaaatctatttatagagtatggccgtgcggctatacttttggaatattctatttataacCACATGGCTATACccattgaatatatatattttttaattactttaattagttgttatattttaattataatttacttagtgaataattagtatttaaaatttttagtatattttatttttattgaataatatgTGAGTATTTTGTGTATAATACGTAAATTGtttgtgtattattgaaaattttgtaaaagaaCACGTGTattgaacatgaaaaataagtgCGTCTGTGTACAATACgtgtattatatatttacttttcaaaaataCTCATTTACCTAGTTTTTAAGATGTATACGGAAAATGGaagtattatttaaaaatactTATGTACGTGCATAATACGAGTATTAAACACAAAAATGCTAAATTATT
Above is a genomic segment from Prunus dulcis chromosome 7, ALMONDv2, whole genome shotgun sequence containing:
- the LOC117635721 gene encoding PHD finger protein ING2-like; this encodes MAIARTGVYVDDYLEYASTLPAELQRLLNTIRELDERSQSMIHQTRQQTKYCLGLSSQSSKKWNNNHSYNNNEEDEAAIEKIRKEIEANQDNALSLCTEKVLLAQQAYDLVSFSFNHIV